A section of the Synechococcales cyanobacterium T60_A2020_003 genome encodes:
- a CDS encoding DUF4168 domain-containing protein has translation MISNSNRVWMKVVPGIAGIISLSAALSVPSWAGESRPITQVVEDSLVSQAESGETPSTESVDPESIEMIPSETESVEVESVDVPMSDDEAMESESSEVEMPGVESLEIDASETEVLPDASEAGEIDENVEATEVEEDSLLQSPTMEETSPDISTNELQQFAATIPHLVTIEQTGQEQISQAIDQSGLERDRFYEIYQSQEQPTSGSANGVATPEEQSSFETALAQIEAIEQDVASQQQDVIAASGLAPERFNEIMDTVLNDPQLQLEVQDLMVQ, from the coding sequence ATGATTTCTAACAGCAATCGTGTTTGGATGAAGGTGGTTCCTGGAATCGCTGGCATTATTAGCCTAAGTGCGGCGCTGTCTGTGCCGTCCTGGGCAGGGGAATCCAGACCGATAACGCAGGTAGTAGAAGATTCGCTGGTGTCTCAAGCGGAGTCTGGGGAGACCCCTAGCACAGAGTCGGTAGATCCTGAATCCATCGAAATGATTCCTTCCGAAACAGAGTCTGTTGAGGTGGAGTCTGTGGACGTTCCAATGTCCGATGATGAAGCGATGGAATCAGAGTCTTCCGAAGTTGAAATGCCTGGGGTAGAGTCTCTGGAAATAGATGCGTCTGAAACCGAGGTTCTGCCAGATGCGTCTGAGGCAGGTGAGATAGATGAAAACGTGGAGGCAACTGAGGTCGAAGAAGACTCGCTGCTCCAATCGCCCACGATGGAAGAAACCTCGCCAGATATCAGCACGAATGAATTACAACAGTTTGCCGCTACAATTCCCCATTTAGTAACCATCGAGCAAACGGGGCAAGAACAAATTTCTCAGGCTATCGACCAGTCAGGACTGGAACGCGATCGCTTCTACGAAATCTATCAAAGCCAGGAGCAACCTACATCTGGTTCTGCCAATGGGGTGGCAACACCGGAGGAACAATCGTCCTTTGAAACGGCTTTGGCACAGATCGAAGCAATTGAGCAGGATGTAGCTTCACAGCAGCAGGATGTGATTGCGGCTAGCGGCCTTGCTCCAGAGCGCTTTAACGAAATTATGGACACGGTACTGAACGATCCCCAGCTTCAGCTTGAAGTACAGGATCTGATGGTTCAGTAA
- the hemB gene encoding porphobilinogen synthase produces the protein MFPTHRPRRLRNHPQLRRMVRENVLTTNDLIYPLFAVPGESIANEVKSMPGVYQLSIDKIVEEAKEVYDLGIPAVILFGIPTEKDTEATGAWHDHGIVQQAATAVKNAVPDLVVIVDTCLCEYTSHGHCGYLEVGDLTGRVLNDPTLELLKKTAVSQVNAGADIIAPSGMMDGFVQAIRQGLDEAGYQDTPILSYAAKYASAYYGPFRDAAESAPQFGDRRTYQMDPANGREALKEIELDIAEGADMLMVKPALAYMDIIWRVKEATHLPVAAYNVSGEYSMIKAAALNGWVDEERVVLETLTSFKRSGADLILTYHAKDAARWLSSGSGL, from the coding sequence ATGTTTCCAACCCATCGTCCTCGTCGTTTGCGTAATCATCCCCAACTACGCCGGATGGTGCGTGAAAACGTTCTAACGACTAACGATTTAATTTATCCTCTGTTTGCTGTACCGGGCGAAAGCATCGCCAATGAAGTGAAATCGATGCCGGGGGTTTATCAACTCTCGATTGACAAAATCGTAGAGGAAGCGAAAGAGGTGTATGACCTCGGTATTCCGGCGGTGATCCTATTCGGTATCCCAACGGAGAAAGATACCGAAGCCACCGGGGCATGGCACGATCATGGCATCGTGCAGCAGGCTGCCACTGCCGTTAAGAACGCGGTTCCTGATTTGGTGGTCATTGTTGATACCTGCTTGTGTGAGTACACCTCCCACGGGCACTGCGGCTATTTAGAAGTGGGGGATTTAACCGGACGCGTCCTGAACGACCCAACCCTAGAACTGCTGAAGAAAACCGCTGTTTCCCAAGTCAATGCGGGGGCAGATATCATTGCGCCATCGGGAATGATGGATGGGTTTGTCCAAGCGATTCGCCAAGGGCTGGATGAGGCGGGCTATCAAGATACGCCGATTCTGTCCTACGCGGCCAAGTATGCATCGGCCTACTACGGGCCCTTCCGCGATGCGGCGGAGTCTGCGCCCCAGTTTGGCGATCGCCGCACCTATCAAATGGATCCCGCTAACGGTAGAGAAGCCCTGAAGGAAATCGAGCTGGATATCGCCGAAGGCGCAGATATGCTGATGGTGAAGCCTGCGCTGGCCTATATGGACATCATCTGGCGGGTCAAGGAAGCGACCCATCTCCCGGTGGCGGCCTACAACGTATCGGGTGAGTACTCCATGATTAAGGCTGCAGCGCTCAATGGCTGGGTTGATGAAGAACGGGTGGTGCTGGAAACCTTGACCAGCTTTAAGCGGTCGGGTGCAGATTTGATCTTGACCTACCATGCCAAGGATGCTGCCCGCTGGCTGTCATCGGGAAGTGGACTCTAA
- a CDS encoding Uma2 family endonuclease — translation MIATPHQTSPQLQRRADRVLLHNISWEQFENLLQDLGNHRAARLAYCDGILEIMTPLPEHEYFKETIGDAIKDMAETLEQDYESYGSTTWRRQVKQAGLEPDNCFYFQNEARIRGKLDFNLDYDPPPDLALEIDITSKSLDRFPIYKRLGVPELWCYDEGQLYIFLLQEDGYIEQDRSQIFPMVDVKQLPQLIADHREQGRLALRRTIRAWVKAQVDQG, via the coding sequence ATGATCGCAACGCCCCATCAGACATCGCCACAACTCCAGCGACGTGCCGATCGCGTGCTGCTCCACAACATTTCCTGGGAACAGTTTGAAAACCTACTGCAAGACTTAGGCAACCATCGTGCTGCTCGCCTAGCGTACTGCGATGGCATTCTCGAAATTATGACCCCATTACCTGAACATGAGTATTTTAAGGAAACGATTGGCGATGCTATCAAAGATATGGCCGAGACTCTGGAACAAGACTATGAAAGTTATGGCTCTACTACGTGGCGACGCCAGGTGAAGCAAGCAGGACTGGAACCCGACAATTGCTTCTACTTCCAAAATGAAGCCCGGATTCGGGGTAAGCTCGATTTTAACCTTGACTATGATCCTCCTCCCGATCTAGCGCTCGAAATTGATATTACGAGTAAATCCCTGGATCGTTTTCCCATTTACAAACGTCTGGGCGTACCCGAACTGTGGTGTTACGACGAGGGACAACTCTACATTTTTCTCCTTCAAGAAGACGGGTATATAGAACAAGATCGGAGCCAAATCTTTCCGATGGTGGACGTGAAACAACTTCCCCAACTCATTGCGGATCATCGAGAACAGGGACGACTCGCCCTGCGGCGGACAATCCGCGCCTGGGTCAAAGCACAGGTTGATCAGGGATAG